The nucleotide sequence AGCGTGCGAAGCTCCGGAAAATGAAAGGCGGCATGAAGCAGGTGCTCCGGCGTAAGATATTCATGGCGCCGTTCCTTAGCCATGAGATAAGCAGTCTGAATTAATTCTTGTACGTCGTCGCTAATTTCCATCTACCTTACCATCAAAGATCCGGCTCTATTTCACAGCGCAGGGGAAACTCCTCTGACTTGGCCATGACAAGAACCTGCCGCTGTTTGGTGACGGCAATATCCTGGCTGTAACAACCGACCAGGCCTTTTCCTTTTTTATGCACATCAAACATGATTTTAACGGCCTCTTCACTAGAATGATGAAAAACTTGACGAATCACCTTAACGACGAAATCCATAGTGGTGTAGTCATCATTTAACAGCATCACCCGATACATCGGCGGCTCCCGATACTGCTCCTGTGAGCGGTCCTCAAGCTTTGTCCCGAAACGAAAATCACTCATGATTTTTCCCGTAAAGGTGCTCCATCTCTTCCAGGATAGCCTCCGTTTTTTCACGGCATTTGCCGCAAACGGTCCCTGCGCCGGTTGCCGTTTGAATTGCCTCGTAGCTGACGGCCCCGGCCTTGAAGGCTGCCTCGATCGCCTGATCGGTAACGCCTACACACTCACAAACGATGTTCGCAACGCTTTTGGTAAAGGGATTTTCGAGACCGTTTTTCTCAAGGTAGTCATCAATGGCGGCCCGAAGTCCTTTGTCTCCCAAAACGCTGCAATGGAATTTGTGCTCGGGAAGACCGCCGAGAGCCTCGGTGATTTGTTTCGGCGTGATATGATACGCCGCTTCCAGGCTCATCCCCGTCACCATTTCACTCATCATGGAGGTACTGGCAATGGCACTGGCACAGCCGTAGGTCTTCCAGCGGCATTCGGCTATCTTTCCGTCTCGGACCTTAATGGCGACAAGCATCTGATCACCGCACGCCATGCTTCCCACCATTCCGGTTCCGTCGGCCCCAAAGGAGTCCTCATCGTCAAGAACATTTCTCGGATTAACAAAATGATCCTTTACCTTTTCGGTATAGACCCACTGCATCTTGGTACTCATTGATGAACCTCCTTTCTGGAGATCGTGGACATCTTTCGAATCCTCTCGATAATAGGCGGAAGCTTTTCCAAAAGATAATCGACTT is from Sediminispirochaeta bajacaliforniensis DSM 16054 and encodes:
- a CDS encoding ATP-dependent Clp protease adaptor ClpS, producing MSDFRFGTKLEDRSQEQYREPPMYRVMLLNDDYTTMDFVVKVIRQVFHHSSEEAVKIMFDVHKKGKGLVGCYSQDIAVTKQRQVLVMAKSEEFPLRCEIEPDL
- a CDS encoding iron-sulfur cluster assembly scaffold protein, whose amino-acid sequence is MSTKMQWVYTEKVKDHFVNPRNVLDDEDSFGADGTGMVGSMACGDQMLVAIKVRDGKIAECRWKTYGCASAIASTSMMSEMVTGMSLEAAYHITPKQITEALGGLPEHKFHCSVLGDKGLRAAIDDYLEKNGLENPFTKSVANIVCECVGVTDQAIEAAFKAGAVSYEAIQTATGAGTVCGKCREKTEAILEEMEHLYGKNHE